The genomic interval CGTTTCCGAGCCAGTCATGGCCGGCCTCCCGTCGACGTGAGCACCGGCGGGGTTCCGCCGGTGCGTACACCTGCGAGAGAGGGTTCGGTGCCGACTATGACGCGGGTTGGTGCTACTGATCGGTAGTGAGCTGGGTCACAGCATCCGACCTGGGCCGCAAGCGGCTCAGCTGTCGAAGCCGAGGCCCAGCCTGTCCATGGCCCTCAGCCACAGGTTGCGGTGCCCGCCGTTGCTGTCGGCACGGGCCAGGGACCGCTTGGTGATCTCGATCCCGGCCCAGGCGAAGGGCTCCGGCGGGAACGGCATCGGCTTGGAGCGGACCATGTCCAGGCGGGTCCGTGCCGTCTCCTCGCCGGAGAGCAGATCGAGCATCACATCGGCCCCGAAACGGGTCGATCCGACGCCGAGACCGGTGTATCCGGCGGCGTACGCGACCCGCCCCTGATGGGCCGTTCCGAAGAACGCCGTAAAGCGGGAACAGGTGTCGATCGCACCGCCCCAGGCGTGCGAGAAATGCAGTCCGGAAAGCTGCGGAAAGCAGGTGAAGAACTGCTCCGCGAGTTTCAGGAACGTCTCCGGACGCTGGTCGAGATCGGCGCTGAGCCGGCCTCCGTACGGGTAGATCGCGTCGTATCCGCCCCACAGGATCCGGTTGTCCGCGGAAAGCCGGAAGTAGTGGAACTGGTTGGCGCTGTCGCCGAGTCCCTGGCGCCCCTTCCAGCCGATGGACGCGAGCTGCTCGCGGGTGAGCGGTTCGGTCATCAGCGCGTAGTCGTAGACGGGCACGGTGTACGGACGGATCCGTTTGACGAGCGACGGGAAGACGTTGGTGCCGAGGGCGACGCGGCGCGCGAGGACCCGCCCGTACGGGGTGCGGACCGCCATTCCCGATCCGGAGCGGACCAGGTCCAGGCCCCGGGTGTGCTCGTACATCCGTACCCCCAGCTCCAGGCAGGCCCGCTTCAGTCCCCAGGCGAGCTTCGCCGGGTGCAGCATCGCGACGCCGCGCCGGTCCCAGAGCCCGCCGAGGAAGGTGGGCGAGTCGACCTCAGCGCGCAGGGCCTCACGGTCCAGGAAGTCCACGCCCGTGATGCCGAGCCCCACGATCTCCTCGTGCCATTCCCGCAGCTCCTGAAGCTGGTGCGGTTCGGTGGCGACGTCGATCTCGCCGGTGCGCTCGAACTCGCAGTCGATGCCGTAGCGGGCCACCGCGGCCTCGATGGCGTCGAGGTTCCGCTCCCCCAGCTCCTCCAGCTTCGCGATCTCCTCCGGCCAGCGCTCCACGCCGTTGGCCAGGCCGTGGGTGAGGGAGGCGGCGCAGAAGCCGCCGTTGCGGCCCGAGGCGGCCCAGCCCACCTCGTGCCCCTCGATGAGGACGACGTCCCGGTCCGGGTCGCGCTCCTTGGCGATGAGCGCGGTCCACAGACCGGTGTAGCCGCCGCCGACGACCAGCAGGTCGGTGCGGTCGTCGCCGGTGAGGGCGGGCAGCGGATCGGGCTTGGCCGGGTCGTCGAGCCAGTAGGAGACCGGCTTGGCGCCGGCGATCGATCGTGCGGCAGCAGTACGCATGGCAGCTGGGGCCATGGTTTCCAACTCCTTCGGGACTTTCAGGGTCGAGCGTTGTTCTTCCGTCGGGCGGCTATGACCTGGCCGACGAGAACCACCGATATCGCCATGATGAACATGGCGGTGCCGATGACGTTGATCTGCACGGGCGTGCCGCGCTGCGCCGATCCCCAGACGAACATCGGGAACGTCACGGTGGAGCCCGCGTTGAAATTCGTGATGATGAAATCGTCGAACGAGAGCGCGAAGGCGAGCAGCGCTCCCGCCGCGATTCCCGGGGCCGCGATGGGGAGGGTCACCCGCAGGAAGGTCTGCACGGGGCCCGCGTACAGGTCGCGGGCGGCCTCCTCCAGTCTCGGGTCCATCGACATGACGCGCGCCTTGACGGCCGTGACCACGAAGCTGAGGCAGAACATGATGTGGGCGATGAGCACGGTCCAGAAGCCGAGCTGGGCGCCCATGTTCAGGAACAGCGTGAGCAGGGACGCCGCCATGACGACCTCGGGCATCGCCATCGGCAGGAAGATCAGCGAGTTGATCGCGCCGCGCGCCCGGAAGCGGTAGCGGACCAGCGCGAACGCGATCATCGTGCCGAGCGCGGTCGCCCCGAGCGTCGCCCAGAAGGCGATCTGGAGCGAGAGGGAGAGCGAGCCGCACAGGTCGGCGACGCCGCAGGGGTCCTTCCAGGCGTCCAGCGAGAACCGCTGCCAGGCGTAGTTGAACCGCCCGTTGGGCTTGTTGAACGAGAACACCATCACGACGATGTTCGGAAGGATCATGTACGCGAGGGTCAGCAGACCAGCGATGACGACCAGGTTCCGGCGTATCCAGCGCAGTACGGGCATCAGACCAGGTCCTCCGTACCGGAGCGGCGGATGTAGAAGGTGACCGCCAGCAGGACGATCGCCATGAGGATGAACGAGAGCGCGGCGGCCGTCGGATAGTCCAGGACCCGCAGGAACTGGCTCTGGATGACGCTGCCGACCATCTTGGTGTCCGTGGAACCCAGAAGCTCGGCGTTGACGTAGTCGCCGCTGGCCGGGATGAACGTCAGCAGGGTGCCGGAGACGACGCCGGGCATGGAGAGCGGGAACGTCACCTTGCGGAAGGTGGTGGCGGGGGTGGCGTAGAGGTCGCCCGCCGCCTCGTGCAGCCGGCCGTCGATCCGCTCCAGCGAGGTGTAGAGCGGCAGGATCATGAACGGCAGGAAGTTGTACGTCAGACCGCAGACGACGGCCATCGGGGTGGCGAGGACCCGGTTGGACTCGGTCCAGCCGAGCCAGCTGGTGACGTCCAGGACGTGCAGGGTGTTGAGCACGTCCACGACCGCGCCGCCGTCGGCGAGGATCGTCTTCCACGCCAGCGTACGGATGAGGAAGCTGGTGAAGAACGGGGCGATGACCAGGACGAGCACCAGGTTGCGCCAGCGGCCCGCCTTGAAGGCGATGAGGTAGGCGAGCGGGTAGCCCAGCAGCAGGCACAGGATCGTGGCGGTGCCCGCGTACAGCAGGGACCGGATGAACTGCGGGTAGTACTCGCGCAGCGCGTCCACGTACGTCTGGAAGTGCCAGGTGACCTCGAAGCCCTGCTCCAGCGAGCCGGTCTGTACGGAGGTGGAGGCCTGGTAGACGAGCGGCAGGGCGAAGAAGACGACCAGCCAGAGGATGCCGGGGAGCAGCAGCCAGTAAGGGACGAGCCGTTTGCGGGTGGAGGGCTTGCGGAGCTTGAGCTCCCTGGGCTCCTCCGGCTGCGGAGCGGGCGCGGGCGGCGCCTCGGTGAGGCTCACGCCGCGTCCTCCACGCTCTCCACGCCGGCGTCGATGTCCTGGTCGGCGTCGAGCCCGAAGGTGTGGGCGGGGTTCCAGTGCAGGATCACCTCGGCGCCGGGAAGAAGTCCCGCGCGCCTGTCGACGTTCTGCTCGTACACCTGGAGCGCCTTGCCCGCCGGGCTCTCGACCACGTACTGGGTCGAGACACCGATGAAGCTGGAGTCGACGACGCGGCCGGTGACGCGGTTGCGGCCGGCGGCTATGGAGTCCGCGTCGTCCGCGTGGGCCAGGGATATCTTCTCGGGCCGGATCCCGAGGAGGAGCCGGCCGCCGCTCGTCGTGGGGGCGGAGCACCGCGCGCGGGGCAGGGTGAGCTTGCCGCCGCCCGCGGCCACCACCAGATCGCCGCCGGCGGAGACGACCTCGCCCTCGATGAGGTTGGACGTGCCGAGGAAGTTGGCGACGAAGGTGGTGCGCGGGTTCTCGTAGAGGTCGGCGGGCGCGCCGAGTTGCTCGACGCGACCGCCGTTCATCACCGCGACGGTGTCGGCCATGGTCATGGCCTCCTCCTGGTCGTGGGTGACGTGGACGAAGGTGATGCCGACCTCGGTCTGGATCCGCTTGAGCTCCAGCTGCATCTGACGCCGGAGCTTGAGGTCGAGGGCGCCGAGCGGTTCGTCGAGCAGCAGGACCTGCGGGTGGTTGATGAGCGCGCGGGCGACGGCGACGCGCTGCTGCTGGCCGCCGGAGAGCTGGTGCGGTTTGCGGCGGGCGAGGTCGCCGAGCTGGACGAGCTCCAGCATGGCGTCGACCTGCTTCTTCACCGATTTGACGCCGCGACGGCGCAGCCCGAAGGCGACGTTCTCGGTGATGTCCAGGTGCGGGAAGAGCGCGTAGCTCTGGAAGACGGTGTTGACGGGCCGCTTGTACGGGGGCAGGTCGGTGATGTCCTTCTCCCCGAGGAAGACCGTGCCGGTGGTGGCCTCCTCCAGGCCCGCGATCATCCGCAGGGTGGTGGTCTTGCCGCAGCCGGACGCGCCGAGCAGGGCGAAGAAGGAGCCCTGGGGGACGGTCAGGTCGAGCGGCTGCACGGCGGTGAAGGCGCCGTACGTCTTGCTGATCCCGGCGAGGCGGACGTCGCCGCCCGCGGTCTGCTGCTGCTGTGTCATGGGTCGCAGTCCCAGTGTGTTCGGGGGGAGTTCGGGGAAGGGGGTGCCCTCGGGCGGGCCGGGGCGGGCGGGTTGTCCCACGGTGGGCCCGGTGGGTCCGGCGGGTCCGGCGGGTCCGGCGGGTCCGGTGGTCAGGCGCCGATGAGCTTGGCGAACTTCTCCTCGTACGCCGTCTCTTCCTTCGAGGACAGGGAGCGGAAGGAGCGGGACTTCGCCGCCATCTCCTCGTCGGGAAGGATCAGCGTGTTGGAGGCCATCGACGCGTCGATCTTCGCGAGTTCGTCGCGTACGCCGTCGACCGGGCAGACGTAGTTGATGTACGCGGCGAGCTGGGCGGCGACCGGCGGCTCGTAGTAGTAGTCGATGAGCTTCTCGGCGTTGGTCTTGTGCCGGGCCTGCGCGGGGACCAGCAGGTTGTCGCTGGAGGTGATGTATCCGGCGGCCGGGATCGCGAACTTGATGTCCGGGTTGTCGGCCTGGAGCTGGATGATGTCCCCGGCCCAGCCGACGCAGGCGGCGATGTCGCCCTTGCTGAGGTCGGCGGTGTAGTCGTTGCCGGTGAAGCGGCGGACCTGCTTCTTGTCGACGGCCTTCTGGAGGCGGCCGACCGCGCCGTCGAAGTCGGCGTCGGTGAACTTCCCCGGGTCCTTGCCCTGGTCCAGGAGGGTCATGCCGATGGTGTCGCGCATCTCGGAGAGGAAGGAGACGCGACCCTTGAGTTTCGGGTCGTCGAGCAGCTGGGTGACGGAGTCGACCTTGCGGCCGCCGGTCGCCTTCACGTTGTACGCGATGACGGTCGGGATGCCGGTCCAGGGATAGGAGTAGGCGCGGCCCGGGTCCCAGTCGGGGGTGCGGAACTGGGCGGAGACGTTCGCGAAGGCGTGCGGGAGGTTCGAGGGGTCGAGCTTCTGCGCCCAGCCGAGCCGGATGATGCGGGCGGCGAGCCAGTCGGTGACGCATATGAGGTCGCGCCCGGTGTTCTGGCCGGCCGCGAGCTGCGGTTTGATCTTCCCGAAGAACTCGACGTTGTCGTTGATGTCCTCGGTGTACTTGACCCTGATCCCGGTGCGCTTGGTGAAGGCCTCCAGGGTGGGGCGGCCCTTCTCGTCCTCGCTGACGTCCATGTACTCGGTCCAGTTGGAGAAGGTGACTTCCTTCTCCTTGGCCGAGTGGTCGTCGGAGGCCGCCTGGGCGTCGGCGCGTTTGGCGGGCGGGATGCCGCACGCGCCGAGGGTGGCCATGCCGCCCAGTGCGAGCGCGCCCATGCCGGAGGCGCGCAGCAGGGAGCGGCGGGTGAGGGCGCCCCGTCCGCTGGTCAGGGACCGCCTCATGGCCGCCAGTTGGGCGGACGAGAGGCGCTCGGGCTCGTAACTCTCCATACGCGTTGCCCTTTCGGGTGGGAGGCCGCCAGGGCCTCTCGGCCCTGATCGTGCGGCAGCTGCTATCGGTCCCCGAAGATCGTGCGGTGCCAGTCCTTGCGGGCGACCGCGGTGTTGTCGTACATGACGTGTTTGACCTGCGTGTACTCCTCGAAGGAGTACGCCGACATGTCCTTGCCGAAACCGCTGGCCTTGTATCCGCCGTGCGGCATCTCGGACAGGATCGGGATGTGGTCGTTCACCCACACACAGCCCGCCTGGATCTCGCGGGTGGCGCGGTTCGCGCGGTACAGGTCGCGGGTCCAGGCGGAGGCGGCCAGTCCGTACGGGGTGTCGTTGGCGAGCGCGATGCCCTCGTCGTCGGTGTCGAAGGGCAGCACCACGAGGACGGGGCCGAAGATCTCCGACTGGACGATCTCGCTGTCCTGGGCGGCGTCCGCGACGAGGGTGGGCCGGTAGTACGCGCCGTCGGCGAGGTCGCCGCCGGGGGCCTCGCCGCCGGTGACGACCCGGGCGTAGCCGCGGGCCCGCTCGACGAAGGCGGCGACGCGGTCGCGCTGGGCGTGGCTGATCAGGGGGCCGAGGTCGGTGGCGGCGTCAAAGGGGTCGCCGAGCCGGACGGTCTCCATGAGCGCGGCGACGTCCCGGACGAAGGCGTCGTAGAGCGGGCGCTGGACGTAGGCGCGGGTGGCGGCGGTGCAGTCCTGGCCGGTGTTGATGAGGGAGCCGGCGACCGCGCCGTGGACGGCGGCCTCCAGGTCGGCGTCGTCGAAGACCACGAAGGGGGCCTTGCCGCCGAGCTCCAGATGGAGGCGCTTGACGGTGGCGGTGGCGATCTCCGCGACCCGTTTGCCGACGGCGGTGGAGCCGGTGAAGGAGGTCATCACGACGTCGGGGTGGCCGACGAGGTGTTCGCCGGCGTCCCTGCCCGCGCCGGTGACGATGTTGATGACGCCGTCGGGGATGCCCGCCTCGGTGGCGGCCTGGGCGAACATCAGCGAGGTGAGCGGGGTCGGCTCGGCGGGCTTGAGGACGATGGTGTTGCCCGCGGCGACGGCCGGGAGGACCTTCCAGGCGGCCATCTGGAGGGGGTAGTTCCAGGGGGCGATGGAGCCGACGACGCCGATCGCCTCGCGGCGTACGTAGGAGGTGTGGTCGCCGTCGTACTCGGCGGCGGCCTTGCCCTCCAGGTGGCGTGCCGCGCCCGCGAAGAAGGCGGCGTTGTCGACGGTGCCGGGGACGTCGAACTCGGTGGAGAGCTTGATCGGCTTGCCGCACTGGAGGGACTCGGCGTACGCGAAGTCGTCCGCCTGCTCGGCGAGGACCGCGGCGAATCGGTGCATCGCCTCGGAGCGTTCGCCGGGGGTGGCGCCGGACCAGCTGGGGAAGGCGGCGCGGGCGGCGGCGACGGCCGCGTCCACGTCGTCGGGGCCCGCCAGCTCGTAGCGGAGCACGCATCTGCCCGTCGCGGGGTTCACCACCTCGTGGTGATGGCCGGAGGTGCCGGGGAGCAGCTTGCCGCCGATGTACTGCGCACCTTCCGCGAAGCGGTCCTGAACCTGGAAGCCGTTGCTCATGACGCTCTCCTCCGCCGCTGTACCCGCTGGGCGGGGTCGGCGTAGCTTCTTCGTGAATTGAGTGCCGATCCTGACAGAGGGGTTCGAGCCCAACAAGTGATTCCGTTGTTGCCTTTTGGTTACGCGACGGAATCTGTCGACCATGTGTCGTGTCGGTGCGGAAATCCCCGTACGGAGTGTCAGTGGCGGATGCCACACTCACGTGCCATGGGACCGATCGATGAGCTACTGGCGGACGTGGCGCAGGGCAAGCGGGTGAAGTACCTGCCGTTCTGGGGGCACCGGCCGCGCCCGGACGGGCGGCTGGGGCCGAGTTGTCTGAGCCAGTGGTGGCCGTCGCCGTTCTCGGTGGACGGGGTGACCTACGCGAGTGCCGAGCACTGGATGATGGCCGGCAAGGCGCGGCTCTTCGGCGATCCGGAGGCGGAGCGGGCGGCGGTGTCGGCGAAGAGCCCGGCGGCGGCGAAGAAGGCGGGGCGCCTGGTGCGCGGCTTCGACGAGGACGTGTGGATACGGGAGCGGTTCGCCCTGGTGGTGGCGGGCAGCACGCACAAGTTCGGGCAGGACCCGGAGCTGATGGGCTTCCTCCTGGGCACCGGGAACCGGGTGCTGGTGGAGGCGTCCCCGCTGGACCGGATCTGGGGCGTCGGCCTCGCGGCGGACGACGAGCGGGTGGAGCGGCCGCAGCAGTGGCGGGGGCTGAATCTGCTGGGCTTCGCGCTGATGGAGGCGCGGGAGAGGCTGCGGGCGGGCGCGGGGGCCTGAGGCGGTTTCCGTACGGGAGGCGACTGAGGCGGTTGCGGTACGCAGGTGCCTCGGTTCCCGCATGGGGGCGACCGGGGCGGTTCCCGTACGCAGGTGGCCCGGCGTCTCCCGTACGGGGCGCGGCTGAGGCGGCCACCGAAGCTCGGCCGGGCGGGGAGCGGTCCCCCGTGCCCGGCCGAGGTGTGCGGCGTTGGTGCCGGCGGTGCCAGGACCTAGCGGTGGTCCTCGACGACCAGCGATGTGGCGAACGGGTCGTCGTAGGTGCCGTCGTAGTCGCTGTCGCTGTCGCTGTCGGCACTCGTCGCGGCCCAGATGATCAGGCCGAGGATCGCGGCGCCGACGACGATGCCGACGGAGCCGAGGATGACCCCGGCGAGCGCCATGCCCCGGTTGGTGGCCTCGCCGCGCTTGGCACGGCCGAGGCCGATGATGCCGAAGATCAGCGCAAGGATGCCGAGGATGATGTTGACGCCGTAGAGGCAGAAGCCGACCACCGAGACGATGCCGATCACCATCGCGGCCGTGCCCAGTCCGTTGTTGGGCGCGGGGGCCCAGCCGACCGGTCCTGCTCCGTAGGCGCCGTAGCCCGGGTAGCCGCCGTACGGCTGCGGGGGCGGGGCCGGGTAGCCGTAGTGCGCGGCGGCCGGCGGCGGGGCCGCGTGGCCGGGGCCGTTCGGGCCGATCGGCGGCGGCGGTACGTCCGAGGGTGCGGGACCGAAGCCTCCGGCCCGGGGTATCGGCCCGGTGCCGTCCCCCGCGGCCGGTCCGGCGCTCGGCATCGACGTCACGGTCGGCTGGGCGTGGACCGGGGCGGGCGGCGGCGTGTGCGCGGCCGGCTTGCCCAGTTCCACCCTGCTGTCCGGCGGTGCCCACGGATCGCGCGGCGCGGCCCCGCCCCCGGGCTGCTCTGTGTTGTCTGACATGGGCCTCCCCCATCGTGGTCCCGTCATGCTACGGCCAGGCCTCAACGTCCCGGACCCCGCCTGCGATGATCGGTGGGGCCGGTACGCCCGGCCGACGTCACGCCGAACGGGAGATTTCCGATGACCGATCCGCATCCCTTCATCGCCGGGCTGCCCAAGGCCGA from Streptomyces sp. CA-278952 carries:
- a CDS encoding NAD(P)/FAD-dependent oxidoreductase translates to MAPAAMRTAAARSIAGAKPVSYWLDDPAKPDPLPALTGDDRTDLLVVGGGYTGLWTALIAKERDPDRDVVLIEGHEVGWAASGRNGGFCAASLTHGLANGVERWPEEIAKLEELGERNLDAIEAAVARYGIDCEFERTGEIDVATEPHQLQELREWHEEIVGLGITGVDFLDREALRAEVDSPTFLGGLWDRRGVAMLHPAKLAWGLKRACLELGVRMYEHTRGLDLVRSGSGMAVRTPYGRVLARRVALGTNVFPSLVKRIRPYTVPVYDYALMTEPLTREQLASIGWKGRQGLGDSANQFHYFRLSADNRILWGGYDAIYPYGGRLSADLDQRPETFLKLAEQFFTCFPQLSGLHFSHAWGGAIDTCSRFTAFFGTAHQGRVAYAAGYTGLGVGSTRFGADVMLDLLSGEETARTRLDMVRSKPMPFPPEPFAWAGIEITKRSLARADSNGGHRNLWLRAMDRLGLGFDS
- a CDS encoding ABC transporter permease; translated protein: MPVLRWIRRNLVVIAGLLTLAYMILPNIVVMVFSFNKPNGRFNYAWQRFSLDAWKDPCGVADLCGSLSLSLQIAFWATLGATALGTMIAFALVRYRFRARGAINSLIFLPMAMPEVVMAASLLTLFLNMGAQLGFWTVLIAHIMFCLSFVVTAVKARVMSMDPRLEEAARDLYAGPVQTFLRVTLPIAAPGIAAGALLAFALSFDDFIITNFNAGSTVTFPMFVWGSAQRGTPVQINVIGTAMFIMAISVVLVGQVIAARRKNNARP
- a CDS encoding ABC transporter permease; translation: MSLTEAPPAPAPQPEEPRELKLRKPSTRKRLVPYWLLLPGILWLVVFFALPLVYQASTSVQTGSLEQGFEVTWHFQTYVDALREYYPQFIRSLLYAGTATILCLLLGYPLAYLIAFKAGRWRNLVLVLVIAPFFTSFLIRTLAWKTILADGGAVVDVLNTLHVLDVTSWLGWTESNRVLATPMAVVCGLTYNFLPFMILPLYTSLERIDGRLHEAAGDLYATPATTFRKVTFPLSMPGVVSGTLLTFIPASGDYVNAELLGSTDTKMVGSVIQSQFLRVLDYPTAAALSFILMAIVLLAVTFYIRRSGTEDLV
- a CDS encoding ABC transporter ATP-binding protein produces the protein MTQQQQTAGGDVRLAGISKTYGAFTAVQPLDLTVPQGSFFALLGASGCGKTTTLRMIAGLEEATTGTVFLGEKDITDLPPYKRPVNTVFQSYALFPHLDITENVAFGLRRRGVKSVKKQVDAMLELVQLGDLARRKPHQLSGGQQQRVAVARALINHPQVLLLDEPLGALDLKLRRQMQLELKRIQTEVGITFVHVTHDQEEAMTMADTVAVMNGGRVEQLGAPADLYENPRTTFVANFLGTSNLIEGEVVSAGGDLVVAAGGGKLTLPRARCSAPTTSGGRLLLGIRPEKISLAHADDADSIAAGRNRVTGRVVDSSFIGVSTQYVVESPAGKALQVYEQNVDRRAGLLPGAEVILHWNPAHTFGLDADQDIDAGVESVEDAA
- a CDS encoding ABC transporter substrate-binding protein; protein product: MESYEPERLSSAQLAAMRRSLTSGRGALTRRSLLRASGMGALALGGMATLGACGIPPAKRADAQAASDDHSAKEKEVTFSNWTEYMDVSEDEKGRPTLEAFTKRTGIRVKYTEDINDNVEFFGKIKPQLAAGQNTGRDLICVTDWLAARIIRLGWAQKLDPSNLPHAFANVSAQFRTPDWDPGRAYSYPWTGIPTVIAYNVKATGGRKVDSVTQLLDDPKLKGRVSFLSEMRDTIGMTLLDQGKDPGKFTDADFDGAVGRLQKAVDKKQVRRFTGNDYTADLSKGDIAACVGWAGDIIQLQADNPDIKFAIPAAGYITSSDNLLVPAQARHKTNAEKLIDYYYEPPVAAQLAAYINYVCPVDGVRDELAKIDASMASNTLILPDEEMAAKSRSFRSLSSKEETAYEEKFAKLIGA
- a CDS encoding gamma-aminobutyraldehyde dehydrogenase, yielding MSNGFQVQDRFAEGAQYIGGKLLPGTSGHHHEVVNPATGRCVLRYELAGPDDVDAAVAAARAAFPSWSGATPGERSEAMHRFAAVLAEQADDFAYAESLQCGKPIKLSTEFDVPGTVDNAAFFAGAARHLEGKAAAEYDGDHTSYVRREAIGVVGSIAPWNYPLQMAAWKVLPAVAAGNTIVLKPAEPTPLTSLMFAQAATEAGIPDGVINIVTGAGRDAGEHLVGHPDVVMTSFTGSTAVGKRVAEIATATVKRLHLELGGKAPFVVFDDADLEAAVHGAVAGSLINTGQDCTAATRAYVQRPLYDAFVRDVAALMETVRLGDPFDAATDLGPLISHAQRDRVAAFVERARGYARVVTGGEAPGGDLADGAYYRPTLVADAAQDSEIVQSEIFGPVLVVLPFDTDDEGIALANDTPYGLAASAWTRDLYRANRATREIQAGCVWVNDHIPILSEMPHGGYKASGFGKDMSAYSFEEYTQVKHVMYDNTAVARKDWHRTIFGDR
- a CDS encoding NADAR family protein; this translates as MGPIDELLADVAQGKRVKYLPFWGHRPRPDGRLGPSCLSQWWPSPFSVDGVTYASAEHWMMAGKARLFGDPEAERAAVSAKSPAAAKKAGRLVRGFDEDVWIRERFALVVAGSTHKFGQDPELMGFLLGTGNRVLVEASPLDRIWGVGLAADDERVERPQQWRGLNLLGFALMEARERLRAGAGA
- a CDS encoding DUF4190 domain-containing protein, coding for MSDNTEQPGGGAAPRDPWAPPDSRVELGKPAAHTPPPAPVHAQPTVTSMPSAGPAAGDGTGPIPRAGGFGPAPSDVPPPPIGPNGPGHAAPPPAAAHYGYPAPPPQPYGGYPGYGAYGAGPVGWAPAPNNGLGTAAMVIGIVSVVGFCLYGVNIILGILALIFGIIGLGRAKRGEATNRGMALAGVILGSVGIVVGAAILGLIIWAATSADSDSDSDYDGTYDDPFATSLVVEDHR